TCAGCATCAGTGTAGGCATACGAACCTTCTATGACAAGCTCACCCCTCACGATAGAATTTGCACCGATCCTGGACGTAGCCTCGTGATTGCCTATGAAAATAGCCTTACCTCCTCTCCTGATCACACTGACACATTGCTCCCGCGTTGATTCCACGCCAACCGCGTCAAAGGAAAAATCTGCTCCCTGCCCAGCCGCACTTCGCAGGCTCAAAAGTGTATTGCTGTCACGGCCGTTTACCACGCGTGTGGCTCCCATGATTCTGGCAGTCTTCAGTCTTTCCTCGTTTACATCGACTGCGGTGCAATCATTCACTCCACGGCGTCTCAGAAGCTTGAGAATAAGCAGTCCTATGATGCCCATGCCAAAAACAACAGCACTGTCTCCTGTTCTTAAATTGCACTTGTCAACTGCTCTGAGAGCGGTTGCAAGAGGCTCGGAAATCGCACCTGCGGCTGGATTCTCTACCGGATAGCATGACGAGGCGGGGACGGCCACATATTCTGCAAACGAACCTGGAAACGCGGCTCCAATGATTTTCCTTTCATGACACAGATTCCTCAGACCTGTAAGACAGTACATGCAGTGGCCACATGTTACCATTGGATTGACTGCAACAAGTCTTTCTTTCAGATGCTCCGGAGAACCAGCACCAATCTTCTCCACGACGCCTGAAAATTCATGTCCCATCGTAAGGGGTGGAACCCTCAGCTCGTTCAGGCCGAGATATGCAGCAACTTCGCTTCCGCAGACGCCTGACATAAAGACTCTGACAAGCACCCAGCCTGCCGGAGGTTCTGGTTTGGGGACGTCCTCAATCTTCATCTCGTTTTTCGCTACCCATACGAGTGCTTTCATGGCCACCATCACCTGAAACACAGGCTTAACATTATCGTTTTCAGGGGCAGTTAAAAAACGTCTAAGAAGTTGATCGCGGAGCCACGGAAAGGAGTCATTGAGACGGCGCCTGCATTCCTGTCCTGTAAATTTCCAGCACAGCCGAAAGATCTCTTTTCGCAACTCTCGGATCCATGGGCAATTCGCCGTCCTCCTCTACCGCCCTGAGAAATCCTCCTATTTCCTTATCGAACACATCCTCTATTTTGATATCAACGGTTTTTCCGTTCAGAACCGGTTTCCCAAATGCATAGCGGATGCCAGACATGTACTTGAAATCGACTTCCGGATGAGTGGTAATGTCCTCAACTATACTGCCCTCGCTTCCTATGATCTCGTACGAAGGCACCCTCGGACTGTGAGGATAACTCCATGTATAGAAAAGCAGACCGTGTGCAGACGATTTGAAATCAAACAGAGAGATGGATGTATCCTCCCCTTCAATTGAGGATGAACCGTGGTAAACCACAGGCCTGATGCTCCTGTAGTCCCCGCCGAAATTGAG
Above is a window of Candidatus Sysuiplasma acidicola DNA encoding:
- a CDS encoding alcohol dehydrogenase catalytic domain-containing protein, which encodes MKALVWVAKNEMKIEDVPKPEPPAGWVLVRVFMSGVCGSEVAAYLGLNELRVPPLTMGHEFSGVVEKIGAGSPEHLKERLVAVNPMVTCGHCMYCLTGLRNLCHERKIIGAAFPGSFAEYVAVPASSCYPVENPAAGAISEPLATALRAVDKCNLRTGDSAVVFGMGIIGLLILKLLRRRGVNDCTAVDVNEERLKTARIMGATRVVNGRDSNTLLSLRSAAGQGADFSFDAVGVESTREQCVSVIRRGGKAIFIGNHEATSRIGANSIVRGELVIEGSYAYTDAEFSKAVTLAGTDFLDDRQKWITMEPLDNGPVVFSKLASNLIGSSKVMLTL